One window of the Parasphingopyxis algicola genome contains the following:
- a CDS encoding acyl-CoA thioesterase — protein sequence MAAIDTFRGAAHPWLCDVMGHLNTRNYVAMFDDASMHLIAALGYDFAEARAGKFGWADVHVEIDLLAEVGKGELIKISSCIPQLGNSSLTSRHEMTDLSGERVFARYTVKTVFFDLQARKSHSIPDTYRAAAAEIAHDDLQ from the coding sequence ATGGCGGCTATCGATACCTTTCGCGGTGCGGCTCATCCTTGGCTGTGCGATGTGATGGGCCATCTCAACACGCGCAATTATGTCGCCATGTTCGATGATGCGAGCATGCATCTGATCGCGGCTCTAGGTTATGACTTTGCAGAGGCGAGGGCAGGCAAATTCGGCTGGGCGGATGTGCATGTTGAAATCGATCTTCTGGCCGAAGTAGGTAAGGGGGAGTTAATTAAAATATCTAGCTGCATCCCGCAGCTCGGTAATTCGTCGCTGACATCGCGGCACGAGATGACCGATCTTTCCGGCGAGCGCGTTTTCGCTCGCTATACCGTCAAGACCGTGTTCTTTGATCTTCAGGCCCGCAAATCGCATTCTATACCAGACACATATCGCGCAGCGGCGGCCGAGATAGCGCACGACGACTTACAATGA
- a CDS encoding PepSY-associated TM helix domain-containing protein translates to MTTSTSSRRQFWLSVHGWLGVFAALFLLLVALTGSALVFIEEMVEVQVGEAAQASAHGEWQPPDVMIDRASTYAGAAFQPMQVYYPNTLLKISSAFVYGQGGRFAEGPEDEVLIFMDAVNGRPLAGWRLEELWADIILHLHFQLLAGDAGGVFIAFCGIALFVSVFTGIYLWWPRRRVLKKLAIPKLRGKLRKVLFDLHGFAGIYFAVLIAILAFSGTQLSQPSWLNAVLPADYEAIPPTAQQDFETCDSGQPSPDQLAAVTQRFPTRTVSIYNPAFGDYPAHIRLKGAGDIDAFFGDVYAWIDCNGNTLVTDLSQADMATVVALAQYSVHSGRIAGPIGRLLVFLSGLVLSLLALSGIYLFLKRRLRKQPNGQSKRAGLESGS, encoded by the coding sequence ATGACCACCAGCACTTCATCGCGCCGACAGTTCTGGCTGAGTGTGCATGGTTGGCTCGGCGTATTTGCCGCCCTTTTCTTACTACTCGTGGCCCTGACTGGAAGCGCTCTCGTTTTCATTGAGGAAATGGTCGAGGTGCAGGTTGGGGAAGCGGCACAAGCTTCTGCCCACGGGGAGTGGCAGCCGCCCGATGTCATGATCGACCGAGCGTCGACCTATGCCGGCGCTGCATTCCAGCCGATGCAGGTATACTATCCCAACACCTTGCTGAAAATTAGCTCCGCTTTCGTCTACGGACAGGGAGGCAGGTTCGCCGAAGGCCCAGAAGATGAAGTCTTGATCTTTATGGATGCGGTCAATGGCCGCCCACTGGCAGGTTGGCGCCTGGAAGAGCTTTGGGCGGATATTATCCTGCATCTTCATTTTCAGCTTCTGGCGGGCGATGCTGGCGGAGTTTTCATTGCCTTCTGCGGCATTGCGCTATTTGTGTCCGTCTTCACGGGTATCTATCTCTGGTGGCCGCGACGCCGCGTGCTGAAGAAGCTCGCAATTCCCAAATTGCGCGGCAAACTGCGCAAGGTGCTGTTCGATCTTCACGGTTTCGCGGGCATTTATTTTGCCGTCCTGATCGCCATTCTGGCTTTTTCCGGAACGCAGCTTTCACAGCCGTCGTGGCTGAATGCGGTTTTACCAGCGGATTATGAAGCGATCCCACCGACCGCACAGCAGGATTTTGAAACCTGTGATAGCGGCCAACCTTCGCCAGATCAGCTTGCCGCTGTTACTCAGCGTTTTCCGACACGAACAGTGTCGATCTACAATCCCGCCTTCGGTGACTATCCCGCGCATATTCGCCTCAAAGGCGCTGGCGATATCGATGCTTTCTTCGGCGACGTTTACGCGTGGATCGATTGCAACGGAAATACTCTCGTCACCGACTTATCGCAGGCGGATATGGCGACCGTGGTGGCATTAGCGCAGTATTCGGTTCATTCTGGCCGTATCGCCGGTCCGATTGGCCGGCTGCTCGTGTTCCTGTCCGGCTTGGTGCTGTCCCTCTTGGCGCTTAGCGGGATCTACCTGTTCCTGAAACGCAGGCTACGCAAACAACCAAATGGGCAATCGAAGCGAGCCGGGTTGGAAAGCGGATCGTGA